One genomic region from Trueperaceae bacterium encodes:
- the tsaB gene encoding tRNA (adenosine(37)-N6)-threonylcarbamoyltransferase complex dimerization subunit type 1 TsaB encodes MSGGGPLLLGIDCSTTHLALAVVDPGSGTLAATSDDVGRAHAALVVEALAALLRASGAAARDFAAVGVGVGPGSYTGVRVGVATALGIARAWDVRCVGVSSLAAMPAALVAPSARVVAASDARRGNAYAQLLERRDPQPWAVSYAELEAPRKLARSELATAYPGVPLLEYGTVVAANGTATPVVPEASALAWGAAGAAGGADEPPKPHYL; translated from the coding sequence GTGAGCGGCGGCGGCCCCCTGCTGCTCGGGATCGACTGCTCGACGACGCACCTGGCCCTCGCCGTCGTAGACCCGGGAAGCGGCACGCTGGCGGCCACGTCCGACGACGTGGGCCGCGCGCACGCTGCGCTCGTCGTCGAGGCGCTGGCGGCCTTGCTCCGCGCCAGCGGCGCCGCGGCGCGCGACTTCGCCGCCGTCGGCGTCGGGGTCGGGCCCGGCTCGTACACGGGCGTGCGTGTGGGCGTGGCGACCGCCCTCGGCATCGCCCGCGCCTGGGACGTCCGGTGCGTCGGGGTCTCGAGCCTCGCCGCCATGCCGGCCGCGTTGGTGGCCCCCAGCGCGCGCGTCGTCGCCGCGAGCGACGCGCGCCGCGGCAACGCCTACGCTCAGCTCCTGGAGCGCCGCGACCCGCAGCCGTGGGCGGTGAGCTATGCGGAGCTGGAGGCGCCACGCAAGCTCGCTCGCTCGGAGTTGGCCACCGCGTATCCCGGCGTCCCCCTCCTCGAGTACGGCACCGTCGTCGCGGCGAACGGCACCGCGACGCCCGTGGTACCGGAAGCCAGCGCGTTGGCCTGGGGTGCGGCGGGGGCCGCGGGCGGCGCGGACGAACCGCCCAAACCTCACTACCTGTAG